A stretch of Vespa velutina chromosome 8, iVesVel2.1, whole genome shotgun sequence DNA encodes these proteins:
- the LOC124951202 gene encoding post-GPI attachment to proteins factor 6-like isoform X5 has translation MYLCFISMFQRKSLEQHGNLQHSWMDQIVPKGRHLRWGSYPVLSIDNMTFPTNMYPLNNDTLVISTDTFFEPKSMAVIPIYGPQAGDWFVAAYLSHWDKKVQQQGLFHKCHYSIGSVALWVGANAIENIPVGYQTTLKTKETSSYYKIYVPSGISTLRVYIWGCNFTVDSFRNIHKSCIKNIALQGRVLPIYNNTPSSNTGNLTMLDSYTFTISSPYEDSYYYLLVISDSIIEFNVKVSISECPIKLIEKQFIKQYLDVSSITEKVTQISAKNLREHKTYDVWNRNINSSNDLIDLHKSQFYVRKENSDIEDKCFPRYQLVRVKHSQVFSSSYLLQGREWLTPWLVLMDSYPIIIQFNILPLVDIGGTLEINIHLEMYETMTKQLIIVAVCIQRGHAPNILENKVVCEDKKLFMNLSSSGKHDESILIPYPQPDTWYIFLQATCYINDHAVNCEMEEILVSLNIHTRQCVFSGNNSCGHHGICQEIHRNLLVYTACDCFEGYKGWGCTDIITINPGTSAVITTLMLTLSNGFFIPAIYLAIKRELYTEGLIYLSTMLSSTLYHACDQRTTNYCITKFEVLQYCDFFSSILALWVTLVAMARLPIRFVSFCHMLGVLLIAFEVQSDRTSLISILMPLTIGVIIPVGTYIYRSYHLRSWKKPNRLSKLLVGLLLAGVGLLLFFLVETEANYQYVHSAWHIVIAISLIFLLPPARTEQLNNSDINSFTEDSELLNYKDYLESPVFTVINR, from the exons ATGTATCTATGTTTCATTTCAATGTTCCAAAGGAAATCCTTAGAGCAACATGGCAATTTGCAGCATTCATGGATGGACCAAATTGTCCCCAAAGGAAG ACATTTACGATGGGGTAGTTATCCTGTATTATCTATTGATAATATGACATTTCCAACAAATATGTATCcattaaataatgatacacTGGTAATTTCAACTGATACATTTTTTGAACCAAAGAGTATGGCTGTTATACCAATTTATGGACCACAAGCTGGGGATTGGTTTGTGGCAGCATATTTATCTCATTGGGATAAAAAAGTTCAACAACAA ggCCTTTTTCACAAATGTCATTATAGCATAGGTTCTGTAGCATTATGGGTAGGAGCAAATGCTATAGAAAATATACCTGTAGGTTATCAAACCAcattgaaaacaaaagaaacatcTTCTTATTacaa gaTATATGTGCCATCTGGAATATCAACTTTACGTGTTTACATTTGGGGATGTAATTTTACTGTAGATTCCTTtcgtaatatacataaatcttgcattaaaaatatagCTTTACAAGGTCGTGTTTTaccaatatataataatactccTTCAAGTAATACTGGAAATTTGACCATGCTAGATTCTTATACATTTACAATATCTTCCCCATATGAAGATAGTTATTACTATTTGTTAGTTATTTCAGATagtataatagaatttaacgTCAAAGTTAGTATTTCAG AATGTCCCATAAAACTAATAGAGAAACAGTTTATAAAACAGTACTTAGATGTGTCATCAATTACTGAAAAAGTGACACAAATATCAGCAAAAAATCTGAGAGAACATAAAACCTATGATGTTTGGAATCGTAACATAAATTCATCTAATGATTTGATAGATCTACATAAAAGTCAGTTTTATGTACGGAAAGAAAATTCTGATATAGAGGATAAATGCTTTCCAAGATATCAACTTGTTAGAGTTAAACATTCTCAAGTATTTTCTTCAAGTTATTTATTGCAa GGAAGAGAATGGTTAACTCCTTGGTTGGTATTAATGGACTCATATCCAATAATAATacagtttaatattttaccttTAGTAGATATTGGAGGTActcttgaaattaatattcatttagaaATGTATGAG ACGATGACAAAACAATTAATCATTGTAGCTGTTTGTATTCAAAGAGGTCATGCACCTAATATACTAGAAAACAAAGTTGTATGTGAAGATAAAAAACTATTTATGAACTTGTCTTCATCAGGTAAACATGATGAAAGTATATTAATACCATATCCACAACCAGATACatggtatatttttttacaagcaACATGTTACATAAATGA ccATGCTGTAAATTGTGAAATGGAAGAAATTTTAGTATCATTGAATATTCATACAAGACAATGTGTATTTTCTGGTAATAATTCATGTGGTCATCATGGAATTTGTCAAGAAATTCATAGAAATCTTCTTGTCTATACGGCTTGTGACTGTTTTGAAG gaTATAAAGGATGGGGTTGTACtgatataattactattaatccTGGTACTTCTGCTGTTATAACAACATTAATGTTGACATTAAGCAATGGATTCTTCATACCAGCTATATATTTAGCTATAAAACGAGAACTTTATACAGAaggattgatttatttatctactaTGTTATCTTCTACTCTTTACCATGCTTGCGATCAACGTACTACAAATTATTGTATTACTAAATTTGAA GTTTTACAATACTgcgattttttttcaagtatatTAGCTTTATGGGTAACACTTGTAGCTATGGCAAGATTACCTATTCGTTTCGTATCTTTTTGTCATATGCTTGGTGTACTTCTAATTGCATTTGAAGTGCAATCTGATAGAACAAGTTTAATTAGTATATTGATGCCTTTGACAATAGGTGTTATAATACCA GttggaacatatatatatcgtagttACCATCTAAGAAGTTGGAAGAAACCTAACAGATTATCAAAGCTGTTAGTAGGCTTATTATTAGCGGGTGTAGGCTTACTGCTCTTTTTTTTAGTTGAAACAGAAGCAAATTACcaa taTGTCCATAGTGCGTGGCACATAGTAATAgctatatctttaatatttttattaccaccTGCACGGACAGAGCAATTAAATAACTCGgatattaattctttcacAGAAGATAGTGAGTTGTTAAACTATAAAGATTACCTTGAAAGTCCAGTATTTACAGTAATAAATAGGTAA
- the LOC124951202 gene encoding post-GPI attachment to proteins factor 6-like isoform X4 — MFHFNVPKEILRATWQFAAFMDGPNCPQRKVHIHLRWGSYPVLSIDNMTFPTNMYPLNNDTLVISTDTFFEPKSMAVIPIYGPQAGDWFVAAYLSHWDKKVQQQGLFHKCHYSIGSVALWVGANAIENIPVGYQTTLKTKETSSYYKIYVPSGISTLRVYIWGCNFTVDSFRNIHKSCIKNIALQGRVLPIYNNTPSSNTGNLTMLDSYTFTISSPYEDSYYYLLVISDSIIEFNVKVSISECPIKLIEKQFIKQYLDVSSITEKVTQISAKNLREHKTYDVWNRNINSSNDLIDLHKSQFYVRKENSDIEDKCFPRYQLVRVKHSQVFSSSYLLQGREWLTPWLVLMDSYPIIIQFNILPLVDIGGTLEINIHLEMYETMTKQLIIVAVCIQRGHAPNILENKVVCEDKKLFMNLSSSGKHDESILIPYPQPDTWYIFLQATCYINDHAVNCEMEEILVSLNIHTRQCVFSGNNSCGHHGICQEIHRNLLVYTACDCFEGYKGWGCTDIITINPGTSAVITTLMLTLSNGFFIPAIYLAIKRELYTEGLIYLSTMLSSTLYHACDQRTTNYCITKFEVLQYCDFFSSILALWVTLVAMARLPIRFVSFCHMLGVLLIAFEVQSDRTSLISILMPLTIGVIIPVGTYIYRSYHLRSWKKPNRLSKLLVGLLLAGVGLLLFFLVETEANYQYVHSAWHIVIAISLIFLLPPARTEQLNNSDINSFTEDSELLNYKDYLESPVFTVINR; from the exons ATGTTTCATTTCAATGTTCCAAAGGAAATCCTTAGAGCAACATGGCAATTTGCAGCATTCATGGATGGACCAAATTGTCCCCAAAGGAAGGTGCATAT ACATTTACGATGGGGTAGTTATCCTGTATTATCTATTGATAATATGACATTTCCAACAAATATGTATCcattaaataatgatacacTGGTAATTTCAACTGATACATTTTTTGAACCAAAGAGTATGGCTGTTATACCAATTTATGGACCACAAGCTGGGGATTGGTTTGTGGCAGCATATTTATCTCATTGGGATAAAAAAGTTCAACAACAA ggCCTTTTTCACAAATGTCATTATAGCATAGGTTCTGTAGCATTATGGGTAGGAGCAAATGCTATAGAAAATATACCTGTAGGTTATCAAACCAcattgaaaacaaaagaaacatcTTCTTATTacaa gaTATATGTGCCATCTGGAATATCAACTTTACGTGTTTACATTTGGGGATGTAATTTTACTGTAGATTCCTTtcgtaatatacataaatcttgcattaaaaatatagCTTTACAAGGTCGTGTTTTaccaatatataataatactccTTCAAGTAATACTGGAAATTTGACCATGCTAGATTCTTATACATTTACAATATCTTCCCCATATGAAGATAGTTATTACTATTTGTTAGTTATTTCAGATagtataatagaatttaacgTCAAAGTTAGTATTTCAG AATGTCCCATAAAACTAATAGAGAAACAGTTTATAAAACAGTACTTAGATGTGTCATCAATTACTGAAAAAGTGACACAAATATCAGCAAAAAATCTGAGAGAACATAAAACCTATGATGTTTGGAATCGTAACATAAATTCATCTAATGATTTGATAGATCTACATAAAAGTCAGTTTTATGTACGGAAAGAAAATTCTGATATAGAGGATAAATGCTTTCCAAGATATCAACTTGTTAGAGTTAAACATTCTCAAGTATTTTCTTCAAGTTATTTATTGCAa GGAAGAGAATGGTTAACTCCTTGGTTGGTATTAATGGACTCATATCCAATAATAATacagtttaatattttaccttTAGTAGATATTGGAGGTActcttgaaattaatattcatttagaaATGTATGAG ACGATGACAAAACAATTAATCATTGTAGCTGTTTGTATTCAAAGAGGTCATGCACCTAATATACTAGAAAACAAAGTTGTATGTGAAGATAAAAAACTATTTATGAACTTGTCTTCATCAGGTAAACATGATGAAAGTATATTAATACCATATCCACAACCAGATACatggtatatttttttacaagcaACATGTTACATAAATGA ccATGCTGTAAATTGTGAAATGGAAGAAATTTTAGTATCATTGAATATTCATACAAGACAATGTGTATTTTCTGGTAATAATTCATGTGGTCATCATGGAATTTGTCAAGAAATTCATAGAAATCTTCTTGTCTATACGGCTTGTGACTGTTTTGAAG gaTATAAAGGATGGGGTTGTACtgatataattactattaatccTGGTACTTCTGCTGTTATAACAACATTAATGTTGACATTAAGCAATGGATTCTTCATACCAGCTATATATTTAGCTATAAAACGAGAACTTTATACAGAaggattgatttatttatctactaTGTTATCTTCTACTCTTTACCATGCTTGCGATCAACGTACTACAAATTATTGTATTACTAAATTTGAA GTTTTACAATACTgcgattttttttcaagtatatTAGCTTTATGGGTAACACTTGTAGCTATGGCAAGATTACCTATTCGTTTCGTATCTTTTTGTCATATGCTTGGTGTACTTCTAATTGCATTTGAAGTGCAATCTGATAGAACAAGTTTAATTAGTATATTGATGCCTTTGACAATAGGTGTTATAATACCA GttggaacatatatatatcgtagttACCATCTAAGAAGTTGGAAGAAACCTAACAGATTATCAAAGCTGTTAGTAGGCTTATTATTAGCGGGTGTAGGCTTACTGCTCTTTTTTTTAGTTGAAACAGAAGCAAATTACcaa taTGTCCATAGTGCGTGGCACATAGTAATAgctatatctttaatatttttattaccaccTGCACGGACAGAGCAATTAAATAACTCGgatattaattctttcacAGAAGATAGTGAGTTGTTAAACTATAAAGATTACCTTGAAAGTCCAGTATTTACAGTAATAAATAGGTAA
- the LOC124951202 gene encoding transmembrane protein 8B-like isoform X8: MTFPTNMYPLNNDTLVISTDTFFEPKSMAVIPIYGPQAGDWFVAAYLSHWDKKVQQQGLFHKCHYSIGSVALWVGANAIENIPVGYQTTLKTKETSSYYKIYVPSGISTLRVYIWGCNFTVDSFRNIHKSCIKNIALQGRVLPIYNNTPSSNTGNLTMLDSYTFTISSPYEDSYYYLLVISDSIIEFNVKVSISECPIKLIEKQFIKQYLDVSSITEKVTQISAKNLREHKTYDVWNRNINSSNDLIDLHKSQFYVRKENSDIEDKCFPRYQLVRVKHSQVFSSSYLLQGREWLTPWLVLMDSYPIIIQFNILPLVDIGGTLEINIHLEMYETMTKQLIIVAVCIQRGHAPNILENKVVCEDKKLFMNLSSSGKHDESILIPYPQPDTWYIFLQATCYINDHAVNCEMEEILVSLNIHTRQCVFSGNNSCGHHGICQEIHRNLLVYTACDCFEGYKGWGCTDIITINPGTSAVITTLMLTLSNGFFIPAIYLAIKRELYTEGLIYLSTMLSSTLYHACDQRTTNYCITKFEVLQYCDFFSSILALWVTLVAMARLPIRFVSFCHMLGVLLIAFEVQSDRTSLISILMPLTIGVIIPVGTYIYRSYHLRSWKKPNRLSKLLVGLLLAGVGLLLFFLVETEANYQYVHSAWHIVIAISLIFLLPPARTEQLNNSDINSFTEDSELLNYKDYLESPVFTVINR, from the exons ATGACATTTCCAACAAATATGTATCcattaaataatgatacacTGGTAATTTCAACTGATACATTTTTTGAACCAAAGAGTATGGCTGTTATACCAATTTATGGACCACAAGCTGGGGATTGGTTTGTGGCAGCATATTTATCTCATTGGGATAAAAAAGTTCAACAACAA ggCCTTTTTCACAAATGTCATTATAGCATAGGTTCTGTAGCATTATGGGTAGGAGCAAATGCTATAGAAAATATACCTGTAGGTTATCAAACCAcattgaaaacaaaagaaacatcTTCTTATTacaa gaTATATGTGCCATCTGGAATATCAACTTTACGTGTTTACATTTGGGGATGTAATTTTACTGTAGATTCCTTtcgtaatatacataaatcttgcattaaaaatatagCTTTACAAGGTCGTGTTTTaccaatatataataatactccTTCAAGTAATACTGGAAATTTGACCATGCTAGATTCTTATACATTTACAATATCTTCCCCATATGAAGATAGTTATTACTATTTGTTAGTTATTTCAGATagtataatagaatttaacgTCAAAGTTAGTATTTCAG AATGTCCCATAAAACTAATAGAGAAACAGTTTATAAAACAGTACTTAGATGTGTCATCAATTACTGAAAAAGTGACACAAATATCAGCAAAAAATCTGAGAGAACATAAAACCTATGATGTTTGGAATCGTAACATAAATTCATCTAATGATTTGATAGATCTACATAAAAGTCAGTTTTATGTACGGAAAGAAAATTCTGATATAGAGGATAAATGCTTTCCAAGATATCAACTTGTTAGAGTTAAACATTCTCAAGTATTTTCTTCAAGTTATTTATTGCAa GGAAGAGAATGGTTAACTCCTTGGTTGGTATTAATGGACTCATATCCAATAATAATacagtttaatattttaccttTAGTAGATATTGGAGGTActcttgaaattaatattcatttagaaATGTATGAG ACGATGACAAAACAATTAATCATTGTAGCTGTTTGTATTCAAAGAGGTCATGCACCTAATATACTAGAAAACAAAGTTGTATGTGAAGATAAAAAACTATTTATGAACTTGTCTTCATCAGGTAAACATGATGAAAGTATATTAATACCATATCCACAACCAGATACatggtatatttttttacaagcaACATGTTACATAAATGA ccATGCTGTAAATTGTGAAATGGAAGAAATTTTAGTATCATTGAATATTCATACAAGACAATGTGTATTTTCTGGTAATAATTCATGTGGTCATCATGGAATTTGTCAAGAAATTCATAGAAATCTTCTTGTCTATACGGCTTGTGACTGTTTTGAAG gaTATAAAGGATGGGGTTGTACtgatataattactattaatccTGGTACTTCTGCTGTTATAACAACATTAATGTTGACATTAAGCAATGGATTCTTCATACCAGCTATATATTTAGCTATAAAACGAGAACTTTATACAGAaggattgatttatttatctactaTGTTATCTTCTACTCTTTACCATGCTTGCGATCAACGTACTACAAATTATTGTATTACTAAATTTGAA GTTTTACAATACTgcgattttttttcaagtatatTAGCTTTATGGGTAACACTTGTAGCTATGGCAAGATTACCTATTCGTTTCGTATCTTTTTGTCATATGCTTGGTGTACTTCTAATTGCATTTGAAGTGCAATCTGATAGAACAAGTTTAATTAGTATATTGATGCCTTTGACAATAGGTGTTATAATACCA GttggaacatatatatatcgtagttACCATCTAAGAAGTTGGAAGAAACCTAACAGATTATCAAAGCTGTTAGTAGGCTTATTATTAGCGGGTGTAGGCTTACTGCTCTTTTTTTTAGTTGAAACAGAAGCAAATTACcaa taTGTCCATAGTGCGTGGCACATAGTAATAgctatatctttaatatttttattaccaccTGCACGGACAGAGCAATTAAATAACTCGgatattaattctttcacAGAAGATAGTGAGTTGTTAAACTATAAAGATTACCTTGAAAGTCCAGTATTTACAGTAATAAATAGGTAA
- the LOC124951202 gene encoding post-GPI attachment to proteins factor 6-like isoform X3, protein MIAIFSKRFFSSQHFYYLYFFFVYLLLFLPGTLCIIPEASQESILQSFESYSDVSMFHFNVPKEILRATWQFAAFMDGPNCPQRKVHIHLRWGSYPVLSIDNMTFPTNMYPLNNDTLVISTDTFFEPKSMAVIPIYGPQAGDWFVAAYLSHWDKKVQQQGLFHKCHYSIGSVALWVGANAIENIPVGYQTTLKTKETSSYYKIYVPSGISTLRVYIWGCNFTVDSFRNIHKSCIKNIALQGRVLPIYNNTPSSNTGNLTMLDSYTFTISSPYEDSYYYLLVISDSIIEFNVKVSISECPIKLIEKQFIKQYLDVSSITEKVTQISAKNLREHKTYDVWNRNINSSNDLIDLHKSQFYVRKENSDIEDKCFPRYQLVRVKHSQVFSSSYLLQGREWLTPWLVLMDSYPIIIQFNILPLVDIGGTLEINIHLEMYETMTKQLIIVAVCIQRGHAPNILENKVVCEDKKLFMNLSSSGKHDESILIPYPQPDTWYIFLQATCYINDHAVNCEMEEILVSLNIHTRQCVFSGNNSCGHHGICQEIHRNLLVYTACDCFEGYKGWGCTDIITINPGTSAVITTLMLTLSNGFFIPAIYLAIKRELYTEGLIYLSTMLSSTLYHACDQRTTNYCITKFEVLQYCDFFSSILALWVTLVAMARLPIRFVSFCHMLGVLLIAFEVQSDRTSLISILMPLTIGVIIPVGTYIYRSYHLRSWKKPNRLSKLLVGLLLAGVGLLLFFLVETEANYQVCKYN, encoded by the exons atgatTGCCATATTTTCGAAACGTTTTTTCTCAAGTCAAcatttctattatctttactttttctttgtatatttattacttttccttCCAG GTACATTGTGTATAATACCAGAAGCAAGTCAAGAAAGTATACTTCAATCCTTTGAAAGTTATTCAGATGTATCTATGTTTCATTTCAATGTTCCAAAGGAAATCCTTAGAGCAACATGGCAATTTGCAGCATTCATGGATGGACCAAATTGTCCCCAAAGGAAGGTGCATAT ACATTTACGATGGGGTAGTTATCCTGTATTATCTATTGATAATATGACATTTCCAACAAATATGTATCcattaaataatgatacacTGGTAATTTCAACTGATACATTTTTTGAACCAAAGAGTATGGCTGTTATACCAATTTATGGACCACAAGCTGGGGATTGGTTTGTGGCAGCATATTTATCTCATTGGGATAAAAAAGTTCAACAACAA ggCCTTTTTCACAAATGTCATTATAGCATAGGTTCTGTAGCATTATGGGTAGGAGCAAATGCTATAGAAAATATACCTGTAGGTTATCAAACCAcattgaaaacaaaagaaacatcTTCTTATTacaa gaTATATGTGCCATCTGGAATATCAACTTTACGTGTTTACATTTGGGGATGTAATTTTACTGTAGATTCCTTtcgtaatatacataaatcttgcattaaaaatatagCTTTACAAGGTCGTGTTTTaccaatatataataatactccTTCAAGTAATACTGGAAATTTGACCATGCTAGATTCTTATACATTTACAATATCTTCCCCATATGAAGATAGTTATTACTATTTGTTAGTTATTTCAGATagtataatagaatttaacgTCAAAGTTAGTATTTCAG AATGTCCCATAAAACTAATAGAGAAACAGTTTATAAAACAGTACTTAGATGTGTCATCAATTACTGAAAAAGTGACACAAATATCAGCAAAAAATCTGAGAGAACATAAAACCTATGATGTTTGGAATCGTAACATAAATTCATCTAATGATTTGATAGATCTACATAAAAGTCAGTTTTATGTACGGAAAGAAAATTCTGATATAGAGGATAAATGCTTTCCAAGATATCAACTTGTTAGAGTTAAACATTCTCAAGTATTTTCTTCAAGTTATTTATTGCAa GGAAGAGAATGGTTAACTCCTTGGTTGGTATTAATGGACTCATATCCAATAATAATacagtttaatattttaccttTAGTAGATATTGGAGGTActcttgaaattaatattcatttagaaATGTATGAG ACGATGACAAAACAATTAATCATTGTAGCTGTTTGTATTCAAAGAGGTCATGCACCTAATATACTAGAAAACAAAGTTGTATGTGAAGATAAAAAACTATTTATGAACTTGTCTTCATCAGGTAAACATGATGAAAGTATATTAATACCATATCCACAACCAGATACatggtatatttttttacaagcaACATGTTACATAAATGA ccATGCTGTAAATTGTGAAATGGAAGAAATTTTAGTATCATTGAATATTCATACAAGACAATGTGTATTTTCTGGTAATAATTCATGTGGTCATCATGGAATTTGTCAAGAAATTCATAGAAATCTTCTTGTCTATACGGCTTGTGACTGTTTTGAAG gaTATAAAGGATGGGGTTGTACtgatataattactattaatccTGGTACTTCTGCTGTTATAACAACATTAATGTTGACATTAAGCAATGGATTCTTCATACCAGCTATATATTTAGCTATAAAACGAGAACTTTATACAGAaggattgatttatttatctactaTGTTATCTTCTACTCTTTACCATGCTTGCGATCAACGTACTACAAATTATTGTATTACTAAATTTGAA GTTTTACAATACTgcgattttttttcaagtatatTAGCTTTATGGGTAACACTTGTAGCTATGGCAAGATTACCTATTCGTTTCGTATCTTTTTGTCATATGCTTGGTGTACTTCTAATTGCATTTGAAGTGCAATCTGATAGAACAAGTTTAATTAGTATATTGATGCCTTTGACAATAGGTGTTATAATACCA GttggaacatatatatatcgtagttACCATCTAAGAAGTTGGAAGAAACCTAACAGATTATCAAAGCTGTTAGTAGGCTTATTATTAGCGGGTGTAGGCTTACTGCTCTTTTTTTTAGTTGAAACAGAAGCAAATTACcaagtatgtaaatataattga